One genomic segment of Devosia sp. includes these proteins:
- a CDS encoding NAD(P)-dependent oxidoreductase, giving the protein MGKVLVTGGSGKLGRAVLRDLVEHGYDVLNLDQHALPDPICPSLRVDLSNFGEVAAAILGGVDERGGPFEAVVHLAAIPAPGLAPNPRTITNNVTATYNVFEACRLARIKNVVFASSETVLGLPFDTPPPYVPVDEKYFPRPESAYSLGKLLDETMAAQFCRWDPDLRIVGLRFSNVMYPQDYAAFPGFDSEPAKRKWNLWGYIDARDGAQAVRRSIQADFKGFEAFIIANADTVMSRSNVSLMAEVFPGVEQRGNIATNSTLLSIDKARDMLGYSPQYSWRNGGQ; this is encoded by the coding sequence ATGGGTAAGGTTCTGGTCACGGGCGGGTCCGGCAAGCTCGGGCGCGCGGTTCTGCGCGATCTGGTCGAACACGGCTATGACGTGCTCAACCTCGATCAGCATGCCCTGCCCGATCCCATCTGCCCCAGCCTGCGGGTCGATCTGTCCAATTTCGGCGAGGTTGCCGCCGCCATCCTGGGCGGGGTGGACGAGCGCGGTGGCCCGTTCGAGGCCGTGGTGCATCTGGCGGCCATTCCCGCGCCGGGCCTGGCGCCCAATCCGCGCACCATCACCAACAATGTCACTGCGACCTACAACGTCTTCGAGGCCTGCCGCCTGGCCAGGATCAAGAACGTGGTCTTCGCCTCCAGCGAAACGGTCCTTGGCCTGCCCTTCGATACCCCGCCGCCCTATGTCCCGGTCGACGAGAAATACTTCCCGCGCCCCGAATCCGCCTATTCGCTGGGCAAGTTGCTTGACGAAACCATGGCGGCGCAGTTCTGCCGCTGGGACCCCGACCTGCGCATTGTCGGCCTGCGCTTTTCCAATGTCATGTATCCGCAGGACTATGCGGCTTTCCCCGGCTTCGACAGCGAACCGGCCAAGCGCAAATGGAACCTGTGGGGCTATATCGACGCCCGCGACGGGGCCCAGGCGGTTCGCCGGTCCATTCAGGCCGATTTCAAGGGTTTTGAAGCCTTCATTATCGCCAATGCCGACACGGTGATGAGCCGCTCGAACGTGTCGCTGATGGCCGAGGTTTTCCCCGGTGTCGAGCAGCGCGGCAACATCGCCACCAACAGCACCCTGCTCAGCATCGACAAGGCCCGGGACATGCTCGGCTATTCCCCGCAATACAGCTGGCGCAATGGCGGCCAATAG